AAAGGGATACTACAGGTTCATGCCAAAGGCAAGCCAATAGAAGATTCGATGAGCCTGGAAACGATCGCCAAACAGACAGCGGGCTTCAGCGGTGCTGACCTGGCTAATCTGGTTAACGAAGCTGCCATTCTGGCAGCCAGACGTGGTAAGAAGGTTATTGGCCTGGTTGAATTTGAGGAGTCTATTGATCGTGTCATTGCGGGACCTGAGAGGAAGAGCCGGATAATAAGTCCAAAGGAGAAGGAGATGACCGCATGTCATGAGGCAGGACATGCACTGGTGGCGAAGAAGCTTCCCAATGCCGACCCGGTACACAAGATTTCCATTGTTGCCCGTGGCATGATGGCTGGTTACACCAGGCTTTTGCCTACCGAGGATCGTTATATACAGACGCGGTCCCAGCTTATGGACCAGTTGTCTGTGTTACTCGCTGGTCATGTTGCTGAGGAGATAGTATTCGATGAGAAGACCACTGGGCCCCGCGACGATATTGAGAGGGTCACCAAGCTCGCCCGCGCGATGGTGACTGAATATGGCATGAGCGATAAGCTGGAGTTGCGAACCTTCGGGCATAAGGAGGAGTTAGTCTTCCTGGGCAAAGAGATTTCAGAGCAGAGGAACTATAGTGAGAGGTATTCACTAGAGATTGACAGAGAAGTTCGTGCCATCATCGAAAAGGCTTATGACGTGACCAGGAACATTCTGACAGAGAACAAAGCGAAGTTGATGCAGATAGCTCAGAGGTTGATTACTCAAGAGACTATCGAAGGTGAAACCCTGGAGAAGCTGTTCAACGAACCTGTCCCAGCGGCTTCTGCACAGGCGTAGCTGGAGCGAAGCCTGTTGATCGAGATAACTCAGAATCCCATCCTCCCCGAAGCGGCCATAAATGGCGTCCGTAAGAATGCCTATGGTGCAGTCATTGCTTATGTGGGCACAGTGCGAGACATGTCTCATGGCAAAAAGGTTCTCTGCTTGGAACATCAGGACTCCTTGAAGGAACTAGCACGAAAGGAATTGGAGCGGATAGCCGGGGAGATTCAGGTCAAGTGGAAACTGGATGATGTAGTCATATTTCACAGAATTGGCAAGTTGAGGGTCGGAGAGATTCTGCTGGTTGTTGCCATAGGCGCCCCTCATCGGCAAGAGGCTTTTGAGGCTTGCCAGTATGCTGTTGATCAATTTAAGCAGGTGGCACCAAGGTGGACGACCGAGGCTACAGCAGAAGGCAGATAGGTCAGCAGTCCACGCTTTAATCAACTCTTGCGTTCTGTTACGTAGCCTGCCAGGTCAGTCAGAGAGTCATAGACAGTATTTCGAGGCAATCGCTCCAGGGCGGAGCATGCCCGAGAGGCGAAATCCTGGGCGATTCTGTAGCCTTCATCAAGGACAGAGGAGTTATGGACCATCTCCATAAGTTGCTTTGTGCCCCTCCGGCTATCTTTCTCAAATGCCTCCCTTACCTCATCGCTTTCAGGACGCTCAAAGAGAAGTATCACGGGTAGGGTGAAAATACCTTTGGACAGGTCACTGGCTACGGGCTTTCCCAATGTTTCCTTCTGCCCCACAAAATCGAGGATGTCGTCTACAATCTGAAAACTCATTCCGAGGTTGTAGCCGTAGCTCTTGAGAGATTGCACTACGTCCTCAGGGGCTTTGCTTAACACTGCACCTGATTCAGTAGCAGCGGCGAAGAGGGAAGCTGTCTTATCGCCAATTGTCTGAAAATAACGCTCCCTGCTTTTGTTGAAGATGCTGACGGACTCTTCAATCTCGCCAGTGCATATGGTCATCAGGGTCTGCGCAAAGAGTTTTATCACCCGGATATTCCTTGTTTCTGCCACCATTCCGGCAGAGGTGGCAAACAGGTAGTCCCCCAAAAGGACTGCATTGGAATTGCCCCAGCGGTGTTTTATGCTTGCTTTACCGCGGCGAAGTTGGGAATCATCTATAGTATCGTCATGGACCAGGGTGGCAGTGTGCAACAGTTCTACCCCTGTTGCCATAGGAAGCAGCAAATCGAGATTATACTTGTATAATTTCCCTGTCAGTAAAGTCAGGGCTGGGCGAATTCGCTTGCCTCCGTCCTTCAGGGCGTGCTTCAATTGGTCTATCATCTCCAGAGGGGCAGTTCTGGCTACTTCATCCAGTCTATCCTCTACCTGAGTCATCTCTGGTTGAACAGGCTTGAAGATCGAACCTATACTCAATGGTCTCCTTTCTCTATGACCTGTGAGGCTACCTCTTGGTTGCTTGCAAGTCCCAATCTACTGTCTTCCTCAGCTATTATTTGCTCGTCCAGCTTGGCAAACAATGGTTCGGGGGTAGCCAGTTTCTGCCCTGGCGGTATGGCGTGGAACCCCCATTTTTCTTCTTTGGGCGTGCCTTTGAATCCCAGCATGTGGTGCAATCTCTGAGAACTGAAAGGCAAAAAGGGATAGAGGACGGTCTTCAGGCAGGAGATGATCGAAATGGAAACAAAGAGAGCGGTGGCGCAAGCCTCTCTATCCTCCTTAACTGTTTTCCAGGGGGATTTCTCATCTAGATACCGGTTCGTCTCTTGGGCCAGAGACATGGCTGCCTTTATCCCATCCCTGAAATGACATTGAGAAAGAGAAATATCCATAGAACTGACTGTGTCCTCAGCCTTTTGGAGAAGTGCCTTACTTACACTGTCAAGTTCGCCGGGAGCAGGCACACAGCCATCGAAGTGGCGATACGTGAAGGTGAGGACGCGATGTACGAGGTTCCCATAAGTGGCCACCAGTTCATTGTTGTTTCGGCGAACGAATTCCCGCCAGGAGAAATCAGCATCAGATGTTTCGGGCATGTTAATTGACATGAGATAGCGCAATGGATCGGGATCATAGCGTTCCAGATAATCTGGCAGCCAGACTGCCCAATTGCGACTTGTAGAGAGCTTTTTACCTTCAATAGTCAGGAACTCGTTTGCAGGAATGTCATAGGGAAGGTTGAGCCCCCCATAACCCATCAACATCGCCGGCCAGATCATAGTATGAAAAGGGATGTTATCCTTGCCAATAAAGTAGTAACTTTTGGTCTCCTGTTGCCAGAAAGCTGACCATCCATCTTCTTTCCCATGAAGTTTTGACCACTCCTTGCTCGCAGATAGATAACCAATTACGGCCTCGAACCAAACATAGATTCGCTTCTTTTCAAAACCAGGCTGAGGTATGGTTATGCCCCATTCAATATCTCTGGTAATAGCCCTGTCCTTTAATCCTTCTTCAAGATAGCGGAGGGTGAAATGGAGTACATTCTGCCTCCAGTGGCTTTGCTGCTTCACCCAGTTATACAGCTCATCTCTGAAGGCACTCAAACGGAAGAAAAAATGTTCCGAGTCTCTGGATTGCGGTGTGCTACCGCACAGCCGGCAATGAGGCTCTTTCAACTCAAGAGGGTTAAGCGGTTTACCGCACTTGTCACACTGGTCTCCCCTGGCCTCCTTGAAGCTACAGAAGGGGCATTCACCCTCTACGTAGCGATCAGGGAGGTAGCGCTGACAGCGGGGACAATAGGGTAAGAGCGTGCTACTCTTATAGATATACCCCTTGTCAATCAGCTTGAGAAAGAAATCGTGGACAACCTGCTCATGGTTGGAAGTGCCGGTAGTTGTGAACAGGTCGAAGTCAATTCCCAACTTTTTCCAGGAATCAAGGAATCCCTGGTGATATTTGGTAGCTATTTCTTGGGGAGTCTTGCCCTCTTGTTCGGCGCTGATAGTTATCGGGGTACCGTGCTGGTCGCTGCCGGAGACCATCAGCACCTCATTACCTTTGGCGTGGTGGTAGCGGGCAAAGATGTCCGCCGGCAGGTAGGCACCGGCTACGTGCCCCAGGTGCAATGGACCATTAGCATAAGGCCAGGCTACGCCGATAAAGATTCTCTGCATCAGGGTTTGACCGTTGCTGATATTCTATCATTATTCTGCTGGAAACGGTATGGCAGAGAAGCGTGGATGGGGAGCGAAACCAGTCCAGTTATCATCTGGAAAACAGAGAGCATATTGGGACAGCCTGAAGTTCTACAAGGTGATGGTGGGATGCCTGCTTGCATGACAAAGAAGAAGGGTGGACATCTCTTGCCCACCCTATTGGTACTTTTCCTTTACCGTTGCGTTAGACCTTCTGTATAAGCCTCCTTCGCACGATGTAGGCCACTATTCCTGCTCCCAGCGCTGCCCCAATGCCGATGACAATCCAAATCCAAGCCGCAAGGCCTTCGCTGGGGCTCTTTGCCAGCACTGCCCATGTGCTGAAGTGGTTGGTGGTGGCACTTAGGGTCTTGTCGCTGGTGTTGACAGTGGTATCAAGGGGCTTCCATTCCCCCGCAGTCTCGTCGTAGTAGGCGAGCACCAGATTATTGGGGTCTCCACCAGCCGCAGCCACGTCTTCAACGGAATACTTCACGGTGATGGTTATAGGCTGAGATAGTGTGACAACAGGATTGCCGCTGGCATCGGTGATTTCTATGACGAAGTAGGTGTTGCCTGCTTTGAAGCCCTGCGATGTGCTCGTGTCTGAAGGAGGCTCTATATCCTTTATGGTCACAGTGAGTTCACCGGCTGCGGCATTGGCAGGGAATTCGGCAGTGATCTTACCGTCCGCCGTTTGCACTGTGCCACCAGCCGGAGGAATATCCTCCACAGCCACACCTTCAGCCGCAACTGTGATGCCATCGCTTATCCCTGTTTCGCTCCACAGGCCAGCCCCGTCCTTTGCCTTCACACAGATGAAGTACTTCGTGCCTGCGGCCAGATTCAGCCCTGTATGAGTCACTCCACCGGTAGTTCCCGTGGATGTCCAGCTAACCACATCGGTTCCCCCAGCCGAGGTGCCGATGGCGTATTGGTACTCGGCTATACCGGATTCATTGTCGGAGGAACTCCAGGTGGCATGAAGCTGGGTGTTATTGCTGGTGGTGGCCCCATCATCGGTTACCACTGGAGTCGAGGGGGCAGTGCCGTCAGAGACGGTTATGCCATTGCTATTCCCTACGCTGCTCCATGTGCCAGCCCCGTTCTTGGCCTTGACCGCAAAGTAGTAGGTGCTCCCCCAGTTGAGGCTGAGGCCTGTCTTGGTCACCTGGGTGTTTGTGCCCACCGAGGTCCAGCTAACCACATCTGTTCCTCCGGCCGAGGTGCCGATGGCGTATTGGTACTCGGCTATACCGGATTCATTGTCGGAGGAACTCCAGGTGGCATGAAGCTGCGTGTTGCTACTTGTGTAGTCCCCAGCATCAGTGACCACTGGGGTTGTTGGTGGTGTATTATCACACACTATGCCATCACTAGCGCCTACCTCACTCCACAGGCCTGCCCCATTCTTCGCCTTCACAGAGACGTAGTACTTTGTCCCTGTACCGAGGCTCAGGCCTGTTTTAGTGATTTCGGTGGCTGTCCCTGTTGAGGTCCAGCTAACCACATCTGTTCCTCCGGCCGAGGTGCCGATGGCATACTGATACTCAGCAATGCCTGATTCAGCATCAGAGGAGGTCCAGCTGGCATGAAGCTGGGTGTTATTGCTAGTGGTGGCCCCATCATCGGTTACCACTGGAGTCAATGGTGGGGTCATGTCACTTTCGCTTGACACCTTCACTAGCCAGGCATCGCCCTGAATATCGCCGCAGGAGTCTGTGATTCCTGCTACAATGTAACCGCCATCACTCGTCTGTTGCACGCAACCAGGGCCATCACTTTCCGGGCCACCCAGAGTCTTGCTCCATGACTCATTCCCCTCGGGGTCGGTCTTTATTAGCCAGACGTCGGCATCGCCGGCTCCATACGAGCAGGTGTAGCCCACCATGATATAGCCACCATCACCAGTCTGTTGCACAGAACTCAGGTTATCCCAGTTTGCACCACCGAAGGCCCTCGTCCAGGACTCGTTTCCCTCGGCGTCGGTCTTGATCAACCAGGCGTCTGACGCCCAACCCGCTATGATGTAGCCTCCATCGGTTGTCTGCTGCACAGAATACCCCTCTTCCCTGAAATGGCTGCCGAAGGTCCTAGTCCAGGACTCGTTTCCCTCGGCGTCGGTCTTGATCAAGAGTGCGTCTCTCTGCCCATCGATAGCAGACAGTGCCCAACCCGCCATGACATAGCCTCCATCGGTTGTCTGCTGCACAGAATACGCATCGGCATCCAGAAAAGGACCGCCGCCACTGTAAGGGCAACCAAAGGTCCTGTCCCATGACATATTGCCGTCTGGGTCGGTCTTTATTAACCACGCTCCTGTTACCATTTCATCATCAAAGGACCATGTCTTTCCTGCTATGATGTAGCCCCCATCGGCTGTCTGCTGCACTGACCGGCCAATATCTTCCCCTCCACCGCCGAAGCCCCTATTCCAGGACTCGTTTCCGTCAGCGTCGGCCTTTATCAGCCACACGTCAGCGTCGGCATCGACATAGGCGTATGTCTCTCCCACCATGATGTATCCACCATCGGACGTCTGGCAAACAGAATACGCGGCGTCCGGGCCAGACCGGCTGAAGATATTGCTCCATTCCACGACTGGTATGGGATCGGCTGCGGCCGCACCAGGAGCGCTTGTCAATCCAAGCACAGTCACAAGAGCCAGCGAGTTGACAAGGACAAGGACAATGGAAATTAGTCGATAGAATAGGTCAGCCCGCAGTCTCCCAGTCATCTTGCCCCCTTATGAGGAACCTTGTCGTGATCTGTGCTTGTCGAGGAACGCAGACGTGGACTTCGAGTGGGATAATACACCAGTCAATAGAGGCTGTCAACCTCAGCTTGGATGCGGAGGGGGCAGTCTAGCCGACAGATTGGCTTGTCATAACCGTCATTATCAATGTTTATGATTAAGGGGGCTGTGATAGGCCCCCTTCTCTTTAGTCGAGACAGCCCGAAGCTCTACAAGGTGATGGTGGGGTGAGAGAGCGATGCTGGAAACAAGAAGGGGCACATACTCTATCATCCGGTTATGTGCATGGACAAAGCCACAATGCCTACTGTATGGATCTGTCCTGTCGTAGAAACCGTACGTCCATCGAAGCCTATAAGGATTCCCAATTCCCTGAACAAACTGCGGCTCCTATGCGGCTTTCCAGGGTGCCGGATGCATGTTTACCGCTTCCGTCAAACTCACCCTCAATGATGAAGGTCCAAGATTCGGTTGAGTACCGCTCTGCCGTTGGAGTAACCTCCAACATGAAGTGACCGCTATCAATGGGCCATGGTGTCACAAGTGTCATCTCGTACGACACCCAAATTAGGTGCTTGCCCTCGCAACTAAATGAGTCGAAGGGTTCAAGCCGAACAGACGTTATTCCCGTGCCATCTTCGTTCACGTTGAATTCGATCTTGCCAAACTCCGCCAAGGCCGTCCACTTGCCGGGTGTCGGTGTGGCTCTGGTCGTCACAAAGGTCTGGTCATCAGAGGCTGCTTCATTACCGGAGGAATCCTTGCAGCGTACTCTGAAATGGTAGATGGTTCCAGGATCCAGATCTTCCAGAGTTATGCTCTGGTCTCTCGCTAGTGCATCGGTGACTTGGCTCCACAATCCATAGCCAGTGCTTGTTCCATATTGCACTTGACTCGTCGCTGCCTCATTTGTTTCCCATGTGATCACGACAGAGGTCTCCGTTATGTCTGACGCGCGGATGTCAGAAATGGTCGGTGGACTCATGTCTCTGGCACAGCTTATTGAACCCAGAAGCAAGGCAAAGGGAAGCAGCAAGACACCAATGGCACGTATCCACTTCATTGTGCCCCCCTTATGAGTAGTCTTGCCCTTACCCCGCTCGGGCACTAGCTACGCAAAAACATGACCGAGTGGCATATCGTGTGGGAAAACTAATGGGACAATATCACGAAGATTATGGCAAAGTCAAATTGGCTATGCTACCTCACTGGTTGTAGTAGAATCAGCCAACCTCAGCTTTGATACAAAGGGTGCTTAGTGGAGGCTCGGAGACTGTGGTAGCGAAGTAATTAGTACCGATAATCTATCACAATCCGCCATTGCTCTTAAGCTTTAGCCAGGCCTGATAAAGCTCTCTCCTTGTAAGACCTGTAGTGAGTGATAATCGTTTTACTGCTTCCCTGGCGGT
This DNA window, taken from Chloroflexota bacterium, encodes the following:
- a CDS encoding molybdenum cofactor biosynthesis protein MoaE, giving the protein MIEITQNPILPEAAINGVRKNAYGAVIAYVGTVRDMSHGKKVLCLEHQDSLKELARKELERIAGEIQVKWKLDDVVIFHRIGKLRVGEILLVVAIGAPHRQEAFEACQYAVDQFKQVAPRWTTEATAEGR
- a CDS encoding polyprenyl synthetase family protein, translated to MSIGSIFKPVQPEMTQVEDRLDEVARTAPLEMIDQLKHALKDGGKRIRPALTLLTGKLYKYNLDLLLPMATGVELLHTATLVHDDTIDDSQLRRGKASIKHRWGNSNAVLLGDYLFATSAGMVAETRNIRVIKLFAQTLMTICTGEIEESVSIFNKSRERYFQTIGDKTASLFAAATESGAVLSKAPEDVVQSLKSYGYNLGMSFQIVDDILDFVGQKETLGKPVASDLSKGIFTLPVILLFERPESDEVREAFEKDSRRGTKQLMEMVHNSSVLDEGYRIAQDFASRACSALERLPRNTVYDSLTDLAGYVTERKS
- the metG gene encoding methionine--tRNA ligase; the encoded protein is MMQRIFIGVAWPYANGPLHLGHVAGAYLPADIFARYHHAKGNEVLMVSGSDQHGTPITISAEQEGKTPQEIATKYHQGFLDSWKKLGIDFDLFTTTGTSNHEQVVHDFFLKLIDKGYIYKSSTLLPYCPRCQRYLPDRYVEGECPFCSFKEARGDQCDKCGKPLNPLELKEPHCRLCGSTPQSRDSEHFFFRLSAFRDELYNWVKQQSHWRQNVLHFTLRYLEEGLKDRAITRDIEWGITIPQPGFEKKRIYVWFEAVIGYLSASKEWSKLHGKEDGWSAFWQQETKSYYFIGKDNIPFHTMIWPAMLMGYGGLNLPYDIPANEFLTIEGKKLSTSRNWAVWLPDYLERYDPDPLRYLMSINMPETSDADFSWREFVRRNNNELVATYGNLVHRVLTFTYRHFDGCVPAPGELDSVSKALLQKAEDTVSSMDISLSQCHFRDGIKAAMSLAQETNRYLDEKSPWKTVKEDREACATALFVSISIISCLKTVLYPFLPFSSQRLHHMLGFKGTPKEEKWGFHAIPPGQKLATPEPLFAKLDEQIIAEEDSRLGLASNQEVASQVIEKGDH
- a CDS encoding fibronectin type III domain-containing protein, with translation MTGRLRADLFYRLISIVLVLVNSLALVTVLGLTSAPGAAAADPIPVVEWSNIFSRSGPDAAYSVCQTSDGGYIMVGETYAYVDADADVWLIKADADGNESWNRGFGGGGEDIGRSVQQTADGGYIIAGKTWSFDDEMVTGAWLIKTDPDGNMSWDRTFGCPYSGGGPFLDADAYSVQQTTDGGYVMAGWALSAIDGQRDALLIKTDAEGNESWTRTFGSHFREEGYSVQQTTDGGYIIAGWASDAWLIKTDAEGNESWTRAFGGANWDNLSSVQQTGDGGYIMVGYTCSYGAGDADVWLIKTDPEGNESWSKTLGGPESDGPGCVQQTSDGGYIVAGITDSCGDIQGDAWLVKVSSESDMTPPLTPVVTDDGATTSNNTQLHASWTSSDAESGIAEYQYAIGTSAGGTDVVSWTSTGTATEITKTGLSLGTGTKYYVSVKAKNGAGLWSEVGASDGIVCDNTPPTTPVVTDAGDYTSSNTQLHATWSSSDNESGIAEYQYAIGTSAGGTDVVSWTSVGTNTQVTKTGLSLNWGSTYYFAVKAKNGAGTWSSVGNSNGITVSDGTAPSTPVVTDDGATTSNNTQLHATWSSSDNESGIAEYQYAIGTSAGGTDVVSWTSTGTTGGVTHTGLNLAAGTKYFICVKAKDGAGLWSETGISDGITVAAEGVAVEDIPPAGGTVQTADGKITAEFPANAAAGELTVTIKDIEPPSDTSTSQGFKAGNTYFVIEITDASGNPVVTLSQPITITVKYSVEDVAAAGGDPNNLVLAYYDETAGEWKPLDTTVNTSDKTLSATTNHFSTWAVLAKSPSEGLAAWIWIVIGIGAALGAGIVAYIVRRRLIQKV
- a CDS encoding fibronectin type III domain-containing protein, with the protein product MKWIRAIGVLLLPFALLLGSISCARDMSPPTISDIRASDITETSVVITWETNEAATSQVQYGTSTGYGLWSQVTDALARDQSITLEDLDPGTIYHFRVRCKDSSGNEAASDDQTFVTTRATPTPGKWTALAEFGKIEFNVNEDGTGITSVRLEPFDSFSCEGKHLIWVSYEMTLVTPWPIDSGHFMLEVTPTAERYSTESWTFIIEGEFDGSGKHASGTLESRIGAAVCSGNWESL